The DNA region TGGCGAGGGTCGCAGCGCCACCCATCGCGCGATGGAATTGATGGCCGAGAAGCGGTTCGACGCCACCAAGATACACACGCATACATTCCCGCTGGCCGACCTGCCGACCGCGCTGCGCTATGCGCGCGATCGCGTGGACGATGCAATCAAGGTGGTCGTCACCAATCGTAAAGACGCTGCGATCGCAAGCGCCGCGGAGTAGTTCTCTTCCAAGGCACCGCAGTGATGGAGCTCCCTCACACCGAGCAGTAGCGCTCCTTGATCTCGTCGTCGGCGAGCAAAGCCTGCGCCGATGCTTGATGTACCACCGAGCCTTGATCGAGCACATAGGCGCGGTCGGCGATGTCGAGCGCAAGCTCGACATTTTGCTCGACCAGGAGGACGGTCGTCCCCTGCGCCTTCATGCTGCGGAACAACGCAAACATCTCGTCCACGAGAACCGGCATGATGCCTTCGGACGGCTCATCCAGCATGATCAGGTCGGGCTTCGCGATCATCGCGCGGGCAATCGCCAGCATCTGCTGCTCGCCGCCGGACATGGTGACGGCCTCCTGATCCATGCGTTCCGCCAACCTTGGGAAAATCCCCGCGATATCGCCGATCAGTTCGGCCTCGCGCTTCTTCTGCGGTGACGCGACGAGGCCGAGCCGTAGATTCTCACGCACCGACAGGCCCTGCACAATCCGCCGCTCCTCCGGCACATAGGCGAGCCCCAGTGCAAAGCGCGTATGCGCCGGCCGCTGCAGTAGCTCCTGGCCCTTGAAGATGACCGAGCCTCTCGTTCGATCCATCAGGCCCATGATGGATTTCAGCGTGGTGGTCTTGCCCGCGCCGTTGCGACCGATCAGGCAGACGATTTCTCCCCTGGCAACTTCCAGGCTGATGTCCTGCAACGCATGGCTTGCGCCATACCAGGCATTGAGCTTGCTGATCTGCAGCATCCGTCAATGCTCCCGCTGTCCTAGGTAGACGCGCTTCACCGCTTCGTTCTGCCGGACCTCCTGCGGCGTTCCCTCGGCAAGCAGCTCGCCGTGATGCAGCACGAGGATACGGTCGCTGATCCCGAGCACCAACTTCATCTTGTGCTCGACCAGGATCACGGTGCGTTCCTTGGCAAGCTTTACGATCAGATCCATCATCGTCCGGGTTTCTTCCGGGCTCATCCCTGCGGTCGGCTCGTCCAGCAACAGCAAGCGCGGCTGACTGGCCAAGGCCATGCCGATCTCCAGCGCTCGCTGCTCGCCATGCGCCAGCGTCTTGGCCGCGCGTTCGCGGGCCTCCCATAACCCAACCAGAGCAAGCAGCTCATCCGCACGCGCGACCAGCTCGCTCAGGCGAGCGCGCGGTCGCCAGATGTCGTATCGCGACACCAGCGCCTGCAGGCCGACCCGGATGTTCTCGCGCGTCGTGAGCTGGGGAAAGACGCTGGTGATCTGAAAAGATTTCGCGATCCCCATATGCGCGAAGCGATGCTGCGGCAGCCCGGTGACATCCCTGCCCTCGAACTCGACGTGGCCGCTCGAGGGCGGGAAGGCGCCACAGAGCAGGTTGAAGTAGGTGCTCTTCCCGGCCCCATTCGGACCGATGATGGAGGTGATCTTCCCCTTGGAGAACTCCGCCGAGATATTGTTCAGCGCGACAAACTTCCCGAACGTCTTGCCGATGCCCCTGGTGCGCAGGATGACTTCGCCTGACTGTGCTGCAATGACGGTCATCGTTTGCTCCGCGCGATCAACGTGCCCCAGATCCCGGCCGGGAAGAACAGCACACATGCGACGAAGATCGCGCCGACGATCAATTGCCAGTGCACGGTCCACACCGAGACCACGTTCTCCAGGACGAGGAAAACTGCCGCACCGATCATCGGCCCGAAGAACGTCCCCATGCCGCCCAGCAGCGCAATCATCACCACGAGCCCCGACGTCTCGTAGTGCAGGATCTCGATCGGCACGATGGAGAGATGAAGCGCCTGCAACGCACCGGCGAGACCGCAGAAGCCGCCTGAGAGCACGAAGGTCAGCAACCGGGTCAGAGTGACGTCGTAGCCCGATGCGCGCGCCCGCATCTCGTTCTCGCGCACCGCCTCGATGACGGCACCGAACGGAGACGCCAGGATGCGAGACATCACGAAAAAAGCGGCGATCACGAACGCCGCGATGACATAGTAGCGCGCCATCGGATTGATGAAGTCGATCCTCAGGCCGAACAGGTCGATGGTGCGGATGTTGATGCCGCGAAGGCCGTTCTCGCCGCCGGTCCAGTCGACGGCCTGATAGAACAGGTAGTAGACGCATTGCGACAGCGCCATCGTCACCATCGCAAAGTAGATTCCGCGGGTGCGGATCGCCAGCACGCCGATCAGCAGCGCCATCAACAACCCGCCAAGAACGCCGGCCGCGATCGCCGCGTACCACGGCCAACCGAAATGGACGACCGCAATGCCGCAGAGATAGGCGCCGGTCCCGAACAGCGCCGCATGACCGAACGACAGCAGCCCCAGATATCCGAACACAAGGTTGAATCCGAGTGCATACAGCCCGTAGATCAGGATGTTCACCGCCAGAGCCGTGAACGGCATCAGCAGAGGGAAAATCAGGATCACCACGGCTGCGATGCTGGCGCGATGGCGCGTCGCGAATTCGTACCAACCGGCGGAGGTGGCACGAGGCTGCTTGATGGACTCGGTGGCTTCGGTCATGCCCGGTTCAACTCATCAGCCCGGCGCGGCCGAAGAACCCCTGAGGTCGAACGATCAGAACGATCGCCATCAGGGCAAAGATCGACACCTTGGCCATTTCGGGTGCAAACAGCGAGGTCATGCTGACGACCACGCCGACCAGAAGACCCGCCAATACCGCACCGCCGATCGAGCCCATGCCGCCGACCACCGTCACCACGAAAGCTTCGGCGAGAATGGTGCCGCCCATCTCCGGAATGACGCCCTGCAGCGGGGCCGCCAACAGGCCGGCGAAGCCGGCGATCGCAGTTCCGATCCCGAAGACGATCAGCCAGACGCGTGACACATCGACGCCAAGGACACGGACAATTTGCGGATCGCGAGCACCAGCGCGAATGATCAGCCCGAAGCTCGTCTTTTCCAGGAACAGCCAGAGCGCCAGCAGGACGACGGCGGTGGCTCCAATCACAAAGAGACGGTAAAGCGGGAAATATCCGACGCCGATGTCGACGGCCCCTTGCAGCACCTCTGGCGTATCGAAGGGGTAGCCGGTCTTGCCGAACGCGATGCGTACACATTCGACCATGACGTAACTCAGCCCGAAGGTAAGCAGCAGCGGATAGTCGATACCGCGGCCATAAAGCGGACGGATCAGCACCCGCTCGACCGCGAGCCCGAACACTCCGACCGCAAGCGGCACCGCCACCAGGCAGAGCCAGAAATTGCCACCGATCGAGATCAGATAGAGCCCGACATAGGCACCAACCATGTAGAACGCGCCGTGGGCGAAGTTGACGACCGTCAGCATCCCGAAGATCAGCGAAAGGCCGATCGCAAACAGCACGTAGATCGCGCCGAGCGCCAAGCCTGCGAACAATTGCAGCGCGATCAGATCAAAGCTCAGGCCCGCCATCCGTCCCCCCAAGCAGGCGCGCACCGTTCGACGGCGCGCGCCATTGCGCGAGCTCAGCTCTTGTGGCCGAGCGCTTCGCAGGTGCGCAGGTACTTTTCGTTGGGCTCCTCGGTCGAAAGAACCTCGAACACGTCGGAGTCGTTCTTCATGTCCTTGGACTTCGACTTGATGACGAGAACCGATTGCACCGATTGGTGATCGCATTTGCGGTAGTATTGCGGCCCCTTGTAGTAGTCGTACTTCAGGGCTTCCAACGCTGCGACCACCTTGTCGGTCTCGACGCTGCCCGCGTTCTTGACCGCCTCGAGCACAGTCCGCACGCCACCGTAGCCGAGCGCGCCGTAATCGGTCGGCAGCTTGTTGTCATACATCTTGCGAAACGCCTCGTTGAACGCCTTGGTCGAGGCGAACTTGTCCTCGATACCCCAGTAGAACGAGCAGCCGCCGACAACGCCCTCGAACGCCTGCGCGCCCGCGGCGACGCGGCTGGCGTGCGAGAGCAACGGCGCGATGATCTGGATCGACTTCTTGATGCCGAAATCGGTTGCCTGCTTCAGCGCGATCTGCTGGTCGCGGCCGAAATTGCTGATGCAGAGGATATCGGGCTTCAGCGCCTGAAGCCGGGGCAGCAGGGTCGAGAAATCGGTCGTTCCCAGCGGATGACGGATGTCGCCGAGATTCTCGATATTGAAGTCCTTGCCGACCTCGAGGAAACCGCGAACCATCTCGTGGCCGTAGGCGTAGTCAGCGGTAAGGAATGCAACCTTCTTGCCGAACTTGGAGAAGGCGTAGCGGCCGACCGCGCCCGACGTCATGTGCGGATTCAGGGCTTCATGGAATGTGTACTTGCTGAAATCGGCCGCCTCGTTGATGGCGTCGGACTGGCTGATCGAGTTGAAGATGATGCCGCGTTCCTTGGTGACGTTGTTGATCGCTAGCTGAACCGCCGCCGACAGACTGCCGACGACGAAATTGACCTTCTCCTTCTCGACCAGTTCTAGCGTCCGCGTCGCCGCCTCTCCGGGATTGAGCTTGTCGTCACGCACGACGAGTTCGGCCTTCCTGCCGTTGAGACCATCGCCATCATTGAACTGGGCGATGGCGAGCTGCGCTGCGCGCACTTGGTCCTGCGCCTCGGCGCCATAGGGACCGGTCAGGGGAACGGGGAAGCCGATCTTGATGGATGCTTCCTGCGCCTGCAGCAGATTGATACGGAATGGCGAGGCGGCAAGAATGGCGCCGGCGCCGGCTGTCGTCAGGAGCCGGCGGCGCGAAACCGACCCGGCTTTGGTGTCCGTCTTCCTCATCCCTGTTCCTCCCCAAATATTGCCAGTTTGGCTTGTTGTATTTGTGTTTGCCTGGAACGTCGCCGTCCTAGATTCGTCCCAATGCCGTCAGGATAACCTGAGGCGTGAGCGGAATCTCCGTAATTATAGTGCCAAAGGGCCGGAGCGCGTCGTTGACCGCATTGGCAACCGCAGCCGCCGCCCCGGCAGTGCCGGCCTCGCCCGCCCCCTTGGCACCCAGCTCCGTCTCCAGGGTCGGCGAGACCACGTGGCCGATCTCGATATCTGGCATCTCGCCGGACATCGGGACCAGATAGTCCGCCATGTTTGCGTTGGTCAGTTGACCACGCTCATCATAGACGCACTTCTCGAACAGCGCTGCGCCCAGTCCCTGCACCACCCCTCCCCGGATCTGCTCGTCGACCAGTTGCGGATTGATGATCGTACCGCAATCTTCGACCACCCAGTGATTCAGCAATTTGACGAATCCGGTCTCGGTATCGACCTCGAGCCAGGAGGCCTGAACGCCGTTGGTAAAGGCAAAGGGATACTGTCGGGGAACAAAATGCCGGGTCGCCATCAATTCGGGTTGGGTACCCGGTGGCAGCGTGTCCGGACGGAAGTAGACGATGCGCGCCAGCTCGTCCAACTCGATCCGCGATGCCCCGTCGCTGACGCCGACAATGCTGTTGCCGACGATGTCGAGCGTGGTTGGCTTGGATTGCAGGATGGCCGCAGCAACATCCAGAATGTTCTTGCGCAGGACCTTGGCCGCCTGCAATGCCGCCTCGCCGCCGATGCCGGCGCCACGCGACGCCCATGTCCCGCCGCCATAGGGCGTGTTGTCGGTATCCCCGAGAATAACGCGGACTCGCTCCATGGAGACGCCAAGCACGCTGCCGACGATCTGGGCCGTCAGCGATTCCGAGCCTTGCCCCTGCTCCGTGATGCTGGTCTGGCAGATCACAGAGCCCTGCGCGTCGAGCCGCACCGCAACGCCGTCCTGTGACGAAATCTTCGCGCCGCCGACGCCATAGAAAGCGGCGCTCGGATTGGTCACTTCGATGAAGCTCGCAATGCCAATCCCGCGGTGGATGTTACTGGACCGCAGCGCCGCCTGCTCGGCTCGCAGCCCGTCGTAGTTCATCATCTGGAGCAACTTGGCCAGCGAGGCATGGTGCGACAGCTGCTCGAACTTCATGCCCGACGGCGACGCGCAGGGATAGGCATCGTCAGCGATCAGGTTGCGGCGGCGAATTTCCACCGGATCCATGCCGATCCGCGCGGCGGCCAGATCGACCAGACCTTCGGTCACCGAGCAGGCAATCGGGTGTCCGACCGCCCGATACTGGCACATGACATTCTTGTTCTGGAAAACGACCCGGGCGCGCGCCCGATAGTTCTGGGCGACATATGGGCCACCGACCAGGTTGACCACCTGGTTTGCCTCGATGGCGCTGGTCCGCGGATACATCGAATAGGGACCGATGCCGGTCAGATCATCGATCTCGAAACCGACAATCATCCCATCCTGCTTGACGCCGATCCGGCCTTTGCAGCGATGATCGCGGGCGTGAATGTCGGTGTTGAAGCTTTCGACACGGTCAGCAACGAATTTGACGGGCCGGCGCAGCAGCTTGGACAGCGCGTAAGTCGCCATTTCGTCTGCGTAGATGTGGACCTTGATGCCAAAGGAGCCACCGACGTCTTTGCAGACGACACGAACCTGCGATTCCTTCAGTCCGAGATGCAAGGCCGCGATGTTCTGCACCATGTGCGGCGCCTGCGTGCCCTGATAGATAGTCAGCCGCGCCTCGGCCGCGTTCCAGTCGGCGACGACGGCGCGCGATTCGAGCGTCACGCCGGTATGCCGCCCGAAGACGAAGTCGGCCTCAACCACGGCGTCAGCTTCCGAAAATGCCCGGTCGACATCGCCGGCATGGAGGATCCGCTCAAAGGCAAGATTGTCTTTCAGCGACGCATGAATGACGGGTGTCGACGGATCGAGCGCGGTGCGCATATCCGTGACCGCCGCGA from Bradyrhizobium genosp. L includes:
- a CDS encoding ABC transporter ATP-binding protein; the protein is MLQISKLNAWYGASHALQDISLEVARGEIVCLIGRNGAGKTTTLKSIMGLMDRTRGSVIFKGQELLQRPAHTRFALGLAYVPEERRIVQGLSVRENLRLGLVASPQKKREAELIGDIAGIFPRLAERMDQEAVTMSGGEQQMLAIARAMIAKPDLIMLDEPSEGIMPVLVDEMFALFRSMKAQGTTVLLVEQNVELALDIADRAYVLDQGSVVHQASAQALLADDEIKERYCSV
- a CDS encoding ABC transporter ATP-binding protein yields the protein MTVIAAQSGEVILRTRGIGKTFGKFVALNNISAEFSKGKITSIIGPNGAGKSTYFNLLCGAFPPSSGHVEFEGRDVTGLPQHRFAHMGIAKSFQITSVFPQLTTRENIRVGLQALVSRYDIWRPRARLSELVARADELLALVGLWEARERAAKTLAHGEQRALEIGMALASQPRLLLLDEPTAGMSPEETRTMMDLIVKLAKERTVILVEHKMKLVLGISDRILVLHHGELLAEGTPQEVRQNEAVKRVYLGQREH
- a CDS encoding branched-chain amino acid ABC transporter permease, translated to MAGLSFDLIALQLFAGLALGAIYVLFAIGLSLIFGMLTVVNFAHGAFYMVGAYVGLYLISIGGNFWLCLVAVPLAVGVFGLAVERVLIRPLYGRGIDYPLLLTFGLSYVMVECVRIAFGKTGYPFDTPEVLQGAVDIGVGYFPLYRLFVIGATAVVLLALWLFLEKTSFGLIIRAGARDPQIVRVLGVDVSRVWLIVFGIGTAIAGFAGLLAAPLQGVIPEMGGTILAEAFVVTVVGGMGSIGGAVLAGLLVGVVVSMTSLFAPEMAKVSIFALMAIVLIVRPQGFFGRAGLMS
- a CDS encoding branched-chain amino acid ABC transporter permease; the encoded protein is MTEATESIKQPRATSAGWYEFATRHRASIAAVVILIFPLLMPFTALAVNILIYGLYALGFNLVFGYLGLLSFGHAALFGTGAYLCGIAVVHFGWPWYAAIAAGVLGGLLMALLIGVLAIRTRGIYFAMVTMALSQCVYYLFYQAVDWTGGENGLRGINIRTIDLFGLRIDFINPMARYYVIAAFVIAAFFVMSRILASPFGAVIEAVRENEMRARASGYDVTLTRLLTFVLSGGFCGLAGALQALHLSIVPIEILHYETSGLVVMIALLGGMGTFFGPMIGAAVFLVLENVVSVWTVHWQLIVGAIFVACVLFFPAGIWGTLIARSKR
- a CDS encoding xanthine dehydrogenase family protein molybdopterin-binding subunit, which produces MSAARPPPDTLSVLDRPNSYIGKTVPRPNLDRLLQGRGQYVSDLELPRMVHVVFLRSPHAHAGIVAIDASAAKRMPGVIAVVTGRELEAVITPWVGVLSHLKGLKSAPQSAIAIDRVCWQGEAVAAIVATNRAAAEDAMEHISVDYEELAAVTDMRTALDPSTPVIHASLKDNLAFERILHAGDVDRAFSEADAVVEADFVFGRHTGVTLESRAVVADWNAAEARLTIYQGTQAPHMVQNIAALHLGLKESQVRVVCKDVGGSFGIKVHIYADEMATYALSKLLRRPVKFVADRVESFNTDIHARDHRCKGRIGVKQDGMIVGFEIDDLTGIGPYSMYPRTSAIEANQVVNLVGGPYVAQNYRARARVVFQNKNVMCQYRAVGHPIACSVTEGLVDLAAARIGMDPVEIRRRNLIADDAYPCASPSGMKFEQLSHHASLAKLLQMMNYDGLRAEQAALRSSNIHRGIGIASFIEVTNPSAAFYGVGGAKISSQDGVAVRLDAQGSVICQTSITEQGQGSESLTAQIVGSVLGVSMERVRVILGDTDNTPYGGGTWASRGAGIGGEAALQAAKVLRKNILDVAAAILQSKPTTLDIVGNSIVGVSDGASRIELDELARIVYFRPDTLPPGTQPELMATRHFVPRQYPFAFTNGVQASWLEVDTETGFVKLLNHWVVEDCGTIINPQLVDEQIRGGVVQGLGAALFEKCVYDERGQLTNANMADYLVPMSGEMPDIEIGHVVSPTLETELGAKGAGEAGTAGAAAAVANAVNDALRPFGTIITEIPLTPQVILTALGRI
- a CDS encoding ABC transporter substrate-binding protein, translating into MRKTDTKAGSVSRRRLLTTAGAGAILAASPFRINLLQAQEASIKIGFPVPLTGPYGAEAQDQVRAAQLAIAQFNDGDGLNGRKAELVVRDDKLNPGEAATRTLELVEKEKVNFVVGSLSAAVQLAINNVTKERGIIFNSISQSDAINEAADFSKYTFHEALNPHMTSGAVGRYAFSKFGKKVAFLTADYAYGHEMVRGFLEVGKDFNIENLGDIRHPLGTTDFSTLLPRLQALKPDILCISNFGRDQQIALKQATDFGIKKSIQIIAPLLSHASRVAAGAQAFEGVVGGCSFYWGIEDKFASTKAFNEAFRKMYDNKLPTDYGALGYGGVRTVLEAVKNAGSVETDKVVAALEALKYDYYKGPQYYRKCDHQSVQSVLVIKSKSKDMKNDSDVFEVLSTEEPNEKYLRTCEALGHKS